Proteins from a genomic interval of Amycolatopsis sp. cg13:
- a CDS encoding SPFH domain-containing protein, producing the protein MVVPQAQSAVIERLGRFRTVASPGLTFLVPFLDKVRARIDLREQVVSFPPQPVITEDNLTVNIDTVVYFQVTDSRAAVYEISNYIIGVEQLTTTTLRNVVGGMSLEETLTSRDSINTQLRGVLDEATGRWGIRVARVELKAIEPPASIQDSMEKQMRADREKRAMILTAEGQRESSIKTAEGQKQSQILAAEGQKQAAILAAEAERQSRILRAQGERAARYLQAQGQAKAIEKVFAAIKAGRPTPEVLAYQYLQTLPQMAQGDANKVWMIPSDYGKALEGFARALGAPGDDGVFRYEPPKDDTPARPDLDDDEVAGWFDTSSDPKVAEAVAAAEAVARKEVDGPLGAATERRAIGGAPAAKPEAPAPVQEEEPPAPPERPRQPSTPPPAQQQQSLPQPQPPAGPGPQGGPYQGPPPQQFGGPQGPGPGSGPFPQQGPFGGPQGGPPPQR; encoded by the coding sequence ATGGTGGTGCCACAGGCCCAGTCGGCGGTGATCGAGCGGCTCGGCCGGTTCCGCACGGTCGCTTCGCCCGGCCTGACCTTCCTCGTCCCGTTCCTGGACAAGGTGCGCGCGCGGATCGACCTGCGCGAGCAGGTCGTCTCGTTCCCGCCGCAGCCGGTGATCACCGAGGACAACCTGACGGTGAACATCGACACCGTCGTGTACTTCCAGGTCACCGACTCGCGCGCCGCGGTCTACGAGATCTCGAACTACATCATCGGCGTCGAGCAGCTCACCACCACCACGCTCCGCAACGTGGTCGGCGGCATGAGCCTGGAAGAGACGCTGACCTCCCGCGACTCGATCAACACCCAGCTGCGCGGCGTGCTCGACGAGGCCACCGGCCGCTGGGGCATCCGCGTCGCCCGCGTCGAGCTGAAGGCGATCGAGCCGCCCGCCTCCATCCAGGACTCGATGGAGAAGCAGATGCGCGCCGACCGGGAGAAGCGCGCGATGATCCTCACCGCGGAAGGCCAGCGGGAATCGTCGATCAAGACGGCCGAAGGCCAGAAGCAGAGCCAGATCCTCGCCGCGGAAGGCCAGAAGCAGGCCGCGATCCTCGCCGCGGAGGCGGAACGGCAGTCGCGGATCCTGCGCGCACAGGGTGAACGAGCCGCCCGCTACCTGCAGGCACAGGGCCAGGCGAAGGCGATCGAGAAGGTGTTCGCGGCGATCAAGGCCGGCCGCCCGACGCCGGAAGTCCTCGCCTACCAGTACCTGCAGACGCTCCCGCAGATGGCGCAGGGCGACGCGAACAAGGTCTGGATGATCCCGAGCGACTACGGCAAGGCCCTCGAAGGCTTCGCCCGCGCCCTCGGCGCTCCCGGCGACGACGGCGTGTTCCGCTACGAGCCGCCGAAGGACGACACCCCGGCCCGCCCGGACCTCGACGACGACGAGGTCGCCGGATGGTTCGACACGAGCAGCGACCCGAAGGTCGCCGAGGCCGTGGCCGCCGCGGAAGCGGTGGCGCGCAAGGAGGTCGACGGGCCGCTGGGCGCGGCGACGGAACGCCGGGCGATCGGCGGGGCTCCGGCCGCCAAGCCCGAAGCTCCCGCACCGGTCCAGGAAGAGGAGCCGCCCGCGCCGCCGGAGCGGCCGCGGCAGCCCAGCACTCCGCCGCCTGCCCAGCAGCAGCAGTCGTTGCCGCAGCCGCAGCCTCCGGCAGGACCGGGACCGCAGGGCGGGCCGTACCAGGGACCGCCGCCGCAGCAGTTCGGCGGACCGCAGGGACCCGGACCGGGCAGCGGGCCGTTCCCGCAGCAGGGCCCGTTCGGCGGACCGCAGGGCGGGCCGCCGCCGCAGCGCTGA
- a CDS encoding MFS transporter, with product MTLGDNEVTQSVQASSGDRRVQVRRAALAGSIGTTIEWYDFFLYNTAAALVFPHLFFPASSSYAGVMQSFATYAVGFAARPIGAAIFGHWGDRLGRKATLIVTLLLMGLSSAVVGLLPGAATIGIAAPLILVLLRLVQGIAIGGEWSGSVLLAMEWGDQRRRGLLASFAQVGVPVGLVLGTGGMTLLSATLSPDAFSSWGWRIPFLLSLVLVAIGLVIRLRILETPMFAAAVAAKRTSKAPVKDVVRHHWREILLSAGLRFSEQMPFYLFTSYVLVYVVQRPEFSKTFVLNAVLVGAAAELLLIPLFSQLSDRIGRKQVYLTGAVLTGVIAFPYFTVLTHSGHAMIFLAIIVSLVAHSMQYGPQAALIGESFPTHLRYGGAGLGYQLASVFAGGPAPLLAVWLLHTTGTPYSISIYIVASVVVTVLCVIALPDRSKADIDDVGVYAR from the coding sequence ATGACTCTAGGCGACAACGAGGTCACCCAGTCAGTCCAAGCTTCCTCCGGCGACCGCCGGGTGCAGGTACGCCGGGCGGCCCTGGCCGGTTCGATCGGCACCACCATCGAGTGGTACGACTTCTTCCTCTACAACACCGCCGCCGCGTTGGTCTTTCCCCATCTGTTCTTCCCCGCGTCGTCCTCGTACGCGGGGGTCATGCAGTCGTTCGCCACCTACGCGGTCGGGTTCGCGGCCCGCCCGATCGGCGCGGCGATCTTCGGCCATTGGGGCGATCGGCTGGGCCGCAAGGCGACGCTCATCGTGACGCTCCTGCTGATGGGCCTGTCCTCGGCGGTGGTCGGCCTCCTGCCCGGCGCCGCGACCATCGGCATCGCGGCCCCGCTGATCCTGGTCCTGCTGCGTCTCGTGCAAGGCATCGCGATCGGCGGCGAGTGGAGCGGATCGGTATTGCTGGCGATGGAATGGGGCGACCAGCGCCGGCGCGGGCTGCTGGCAAGTTTCGCTCAGGTCGGCGTCCCGGTCGGACTTGTACTGGGGACCGGCGGAATGACCTTGCTGTCCGCGACGCTGTCTCCGGACGCCTTCTCCTCGTGGGGCTGGCGGATCCCGTTCCTGCTGAGCCTGGTGCTGGTGGCGATCGGCCTGGTCATCCGGCTGCGCATTCTCGAAACGCCGATGTTCGCCGCCGCGGTCGCAGCCAAACGCACCTCGAAAGCGCCAGTGAAGGACGTTGTCCGCCACCACTGGCGCGAGATCCTGCTGTCGGCCGGTTTGCGGTTCAGCGAGCAGATGCCGTTCTACCTGTTCACCAGCTACGTCCTGGTCTACGTGGTGCAGCGGCCGGAGTTCAGCAAAACGTTCGTGCTCAATGCGGTCCTGGTCGGCGCGGCGGCGGAATTGCTGCTGATCCCGCTGTTCTCGCAGCTCTCCGACCGGATCGGCCGCAAACAGGTCTACTTGACCGGCGCGGTGCTGACCGGAGTGATCGCGTTCCCGTACTTCACCGTGCTGACCCACAGCGGCCACGCGATGATCTTCCTGGCGATCATCGTGTCCCTGGTGGCGCACTCGATGCAGTACGGCCCGCAGGCGGCGCTGATCGGCGAAAGCTTCCCGACGCATCTGCGCTACGGCGGCGCGGGGCTGGGATATCAGCTGGCGTCGGTGTTCGCGGGCGGCCCCGCTCCTCTGCTGGCGGTTTGGCTGCTGCACACCACCGGCACGCCGTATTCGATTTCGATCTACATCGTCGCTTCTGTTGTGGTGACGGTGTTGTGCGTGATCGCGCTGCCCGATCGTTCGAAGGCCGACATCGACGACGTCGGCGTCTACGCCCGCTGA
- a CDS encoding TetR/AcrR family transcriptional regulator, with protein sequence MTEDKPLRADARRNRAKVLEAAETVFAAKGTGAPTEEVAREAGVGIGTVFRHFPTKEALLEAVLYARLHRFVDEADAVVAQNAEDAGAAFFTFLTSWIEMSSAKNAYFEALTSAGVCVPSTGSVIGERLRESLGVLLRRAQESGAVRRDVTTTELIPVIIGTAKAAEHVGADRELRDRTIAILFDGLRT encoded by the coding sequence GTGACGGAGGACAAACCGCTGCGCGCCGACGCGCGGCGAAACCGCGCCAAGGTGCTCGAAGCCGCCGAGACCGTGTTCGCGGCGAAGGGCACCGGCGCGCCGACCGAGGAGGTCGCGCGCGAGGCCGGCGTCGGCATCGGCACGGTGTTCCGGCACTTCCCCACGAAAGAAGCGCTTCTGGAAGCCGTGCTCTACGCGCGGCTGCACCGGTTCGTCGACGAGGCGGACGCCGTCGTCGCGCAAAATGCCGAGGACGCCGGGGCCGCGTTCTTCACCTTCCTCACCAGCTGGATCGAGATGTCCAGCGCCAAAAACGCCTACTTCGAAGCGCTCACCTCGGCCGGCGTGTGCGTCCCTAGCACGGGTTCGGTGATCGGGGAGCGGCTGCGCGAGTCGCTCGGCGTGCTGCTGCGGCGCGCCCAGGAGAGCGGTGCGGTGCGACGCGACGTGACCACCACCGAGCTGATCCCGGTGATCATCGGCACCGCGAAGGCGGCCGAGCACGTCGGGGCCGACCGCGAACTGCGCGACCGCACCATCGCGATCCTCTTCGACGGCCTGCGCACCTGA
- a CDS encoding DUF5937 family protein translates to MPLRIDIAGLPAEQVRFAASPLAELTAMLHVLAEPGHHPRFAAWAGEVWAGMRPELAERVREADSLWWSSQADFLLPGRPRPTLAEELADVDAIDHETYPTAALVSTCGSTRIATRSPLADPASRERALDLAQARGPRQEAFAESLLTDPAATRARVRDTLEQCAEAFFDSAWTGLEPQLAADLRHKQDLLRHKGIRTALDAVSSAVTLSEDGSRIVVDKLQDKATSARDSVTFIPSVFGSPHLVVVHASGWQPVVQYSVADATAPVPLETVELRLDALAHPVRLRLVRTLARSPHTTSELAHNWDLSAPEVSRHLAVLRRAGLLTTKRQGRYVRYSLALPQLSSLGTDLLAAVLR, encoded by the coding sequence GTGCCGTTGAGGATCGATATCGCCGGGCTGCCGGCCGAGCAGGTGCGGTTCGCCGCGTCGCCGCTCGCGGAGCTGACCGCGATGCTGCACGTGCTCGCCGAGCCGGGCCACCATCCGCGGTTCGCCGCGTGGGCGGGCGAAGTCTGGGCGGGGATGCGACCCGAACTGGCCGAACGCGTGCGAGAGGCCGATTCCCTGTGGTGGTCCTCGCAAGCCGACTTCCTGCTGCCCGGACGTCCGCGCCCGACGCTCGCCGAGGAACTGGCAGACGTCGATGCGATCGACCACGAAACGTACCCGACCGCAGCGCTCGTCTCGACCTGCGGCAGCACCCGGATCGCGACCCGTTCCCCGCTCGCCGACCCGGCCTCGCGCGAACGCGCCCTCGACCTCGCCCAGGCACGCGGCCCCCGTCAGGAAGCATTCGCCGAATCCCTGCTGACGGACCCCGCAGCCACCCGCGCCCGTGTCCGCGACACCCTCGAACAGTGCGCCGAAGCGTTCTTCGACAGCGCTTGGACCGGGCTCGAACCCCAGCTCGCCGCGGACCTGCGACACAAACAAGACCTGTTGCGGCACAAGGGAATCCGTACAGCGCTGGACGCGGTTTCCAGCGCGGTCACGCTATCCGAGGACGGTTCCCGGATCGTGGTGGACAAGCTGCAGGACAAGGCGACCTCCGCCCGAGACAGCGTCACGTTCATCCCCAGCGTCTTCGGCAGCCCGCACCTGGTCGTGGTCCACGCGTCCGGCTGGCAGCCAGTAGTGCAATACTCCGTCGCTGACGCAACCGCGCCGGTGCCGCTGGAAACCGTCGAACTCCGGCTTGACGCGCTAGCCCATCCGGTACGGCTGCGCCTGGTCCGCACGCTGGCGCGGAGCCCGCACACCACCAGCGAACTCGCGCACAACTGGGACCTGTCCGCGCCGGAGGTGTCCCGGCATCTCGCGGTCCTGCGCCGGGCGGGTCTGCTCACGACCAAGCGCCAAGGCCGGTACGTCCGCTACTCGCTCGCCTTGCCGCAGCTGTCCTCGCTGGGCACCGACCTGCTGGCTGCCGTCCTGCGCTGA